In a single window of the Candidatus Poribacteria bacterium genome:
- the ugpC gene encoding sn-glycerol-3-phosphate ABC transporter ATP-binding protein UgpC, translating to MATVRLVGVTKEYAGGVAAVCDASFQVQDQEFVVLVGPSGCGKSTTLRIIAGLEDATRGDVFIDERRVNDVPPKDRDIAMVFQNYALYPHMTCFQNMAFGLKLRRVPKAEIAERVREAAAILGIEHLLDRKPRALSGGERQRVAVGRAIVRHPKVFLFDEPLSNLDAKLRVQMRAEISKLHTRLAATMIYVTHDQTEAMTMGDRIVVMNEGVIQQMDGPLRLYASPANRFVAGFIGSPAMNFVEGELLQDGTHRQFRGKGLALPLAEPHAAMTAPRPDGPVVLGIRPEHVRVGDAGDSPAMPCRVEVVEPLGSETVVYLSAGETTLVAKAEAERTPTVGATVSARIDMARAHLFDPDSGTNLTASL from the coding sequence ATGGCGACCGTCCGGCTGGTTGGCGTGACGAAGGAGTACGCCGGCGGCGTTGCCGCTGTCTGCGATGCGTCCTTCCAAGTTCAGGACCAGGAGTTCGTCGTCTTGGTCGGCCCGTCGGGGTGCGGCAAGTCGACGACGCTGCGCATCATCGCCGGTCTCGAAGACGCGACTCGTGGCGATGTCTTCATCGACGAGCGTCGTGTCAACGACGTGCCGCCGAAGGATCGGGACATCGCGATGGTCTTTCAGAACTACGCCCTCTATCCGCACATGACCTGCTTCCAGAATATGGCGTTCGGGCTCAAGCTGAGGCGCGTTCCCAAGGCTGAGATCGCCGAGCGAGTGCGCGAAGCGGCGGCGATTCTGGGCATCGAGCACCTGCTGGATCGCAAGCCGCGCGCTCTGTCGGGAGGCGAGCGCCAGCGGGTCGCCGTGGGGCGCGCCATCGTGAGACACCCGAAGGTGTTCCTCTTCGACGAGCCGTTGAGCAACCTCGACGCGAAGCTCCGCGTCCAGATGCGGGCGGAGATCAGCAAGCTGCATACGCGTCTCGCGGCGACGATGATCTACGTGACCCATGACCAGACCGAAGCGATGACGATGGGCGACCGCATCGTCGTCATGAACGAGGGCGTCATCCAGCAGATGGACGGACCGTTGCGGCTGTATGCGAGCCCAGCGAATCGGTTCGTCGCCGGATTCATCGGGAGCCCGGCGATGAACTTCGTGGAGGGCGAGCTGCTGCAGGATGGCACGCACCGCCAGTTCCGTGGAAAGGGGCTGGCTCTGCCGTTGGCGGAGCCCCATGCTGCCATGACCGCCCCTCGTCCTGACGGACCCGTCGTCCTGGGCATCCGTCCCGAACATGTCCGTGTCGGCGACGCCGGCGATTCACCCGCGATGCCGTGCCGGGTCGAGGTGGTGGAGCCGCTCGGAAGCGAGACGGTCGTCTACCTGTCCGCGGGCGAGACGACCTTGGTCGCCAAAGCGGAGGCGGAACGCACGCCGACCGTGGGCGCGACCGTCTCGGCTCGCATCGACATGGCGCGCGCTCACCTGTTCGATCCCGACTCGGGAACCAACCTGACCGCGTCGCTCTAG